In Oryza brachyantha chromosome 1, ObraRS2, whole genome shotgun sequence, the following are encoded in one genomic region:
- the LOC102703439 gene encoding 50S ribosomal protein L20-like, whose protein sequence is MNKGKIFKLAKGFRGMAKNCIRIARERVEKALQYSYRDIRNKKRDMRSLWIERINADTRLHGVNYGNFMRGLMKENIQLNRKVLSELSMHEPYSFKALVDVSSSAFPGNRPPVKKEGLAAIL, encoded by the exons ATGAACAAGGGAAAGATTTTTAAGTTGGCAAAGGGATTTAGAGGCATGGCGAAAAATTGCATAAGGATAGCAAGGGAGAGGGTTGAGAAAGCCTTGCAGTATTCCTACAGGGACATACGTAACAAGAAGAGGGACATGCGGTCCCTTTGGATCGAGCGCATCAATGCTGATACACGATTGCATGGG GTGAACTATGGCAATTTCATGCGTGGATTGATGAAGGAGAACATCCAGCTCAACCGGAAGGTGCTTTCAGAGCTTTCTATGCATGAGCCATACAGCTTCAAGGCACTTGTTGATGTGTCTAGCAGTGCGTTTCCAGGGAATAGGCCGCCTGTTAAAAAAGAGGGTCTAGCAGCCATCCTgtga